AAGATTGACGATATGTTCGACTCATTACTGAGGAAAGTCCACTTGCTAAGGATTGAATAAAGTGTAAATATTCCTGATTACAATTATAATTTTTTTGATATAGTAGATACAGGTGAATTTATTCAGATGTTCAATGAAGTTTCCGGCCGAAGTGAATTCGTGCGCGATAGGAACTGCAACATATGACCACTGTTTTCAGTGGTTATTTTTGTGATGCTCCGCTTTCCTATTGCTTTGGTCTGGAGTATTGCTTTATATGTGGGGGAAATGCTCTTAGGGAGGTAAGAGAGCACGACAAATAACGGAGCATTGTGGGCGGGAGGTGCGAAAAACGAATATTTTAATTGTCGACGACGAAAAAGACATCCGGGACTTAATCAAAATCAGCCTTGAGGAAAAGGGCTATACCGTCTTGCCGGCGCAAAACGGCAAGGCGATCAGTTGACGGCCGCGGAATTTACAAATTTTTAACCGAAAGCAAAAGTAAGCCCTACCACTACGATATTCTCTACGAGCCAAAAGGGGAGTTTTGGCTGATTGTCACCTTTTCCCACCTCCCTCCGGCTGGATTTTTCCTTGGTGCATAATAAAGAAGCCACCGCCGGTGATTTCAGGCGCGCGGGAGCGGCGACTACTGTCGTGGTGCTGATTTACCTTCTGATCCTCGCCCTTTTTGCCTTTATCTATTCGTGGTTTACCGCGGCAAGCATAACCGTACCTCTGCAAAAGCTCTGTGATGGCACCAGGCTTTTACGGGAGGGCGATTATTCGGCGCGGGTTGATTTGCGTTTGAAAAACGAGTTTGCCGAGCTCCAGACGACCTTTAACGACATGGCGGCCCGGATTGAGCAGGAAATTTCCCTGTGCAAAAAGGCGGAGGAGGATCGGCGGCGGTTGATCCTCGACATCTCCCATGACCTTAAAAATCCGATGTCCTGCATCCAGGGCTATGCCGAGTTAATCATGAAGAAGTCAGGCCTGACTGAGCAGGAACGCAAGGAACACCTTGCGGTTATCCTTAATAACGGCAAAAGAGCCAACCGGCTGCTTACCGAGTTGTTTGAGC
Above is a window of Capillibacterium thermochitinicola DNA encoding:
- a CDS encoding HAMP domain-containing sensor histidine kinase; translated protein: MSPFPTSLRLDFSLVHNKEATAGDFRRAGAATTVVVLIYLLILALFAFIYSWFTAASITVPLQKLCDGTRLLREGDYSARVDLRLKNEFAELQTTFNDMAARIEQEISLCKKAEEDRRRLILDISHDLKNPMSCIQGYAELIMKKSGLTEQERKEHLAVILNNGKRANRLLTELFELSQMDSPEFSLKLARTEICEYIRQFCGELVPQLEREGFAYDFHICENSVFVMLDPDRFGRLMQNLADNALRYNPPGTLVAASLTVQNQQAVIDFSDDGIGIPDQLKDNIFKPFVRVDGSRNSTTGGSGLGLSIAKRIAQAHGGNLTLLRNGKKGSTFRITVPTI